In Indicator indicator isolate 239-I01 chromosome 16, UM_Iind_1.1, whole genome shotgun sequence, one genomic interval encodes:
- the LOC128972198 gene encoding apoptosis-enhancing nuclease-like, whose translation MPPGKGQMTPLLPTLKVSTPTPHGTPGPAAVGCTQLPEGPSSPQGRGKKRSRKHQRFMERRALLEQRGLLRPRRRPGGQAPAVGPEARSVLTKTGGTVAPRCGKVPKPKKVISPSTSPDSTARHHSVLLSQGNGSSKGAQTSSPLLRPSKYVAIDCEMVGTGPQGRLSELARCSVVNYEGDVIYDKYVRPELPIVDYRTRWSGITRQHMKRAIPFKTAQAEILKILKDKIVVGHAIHNDFQALKYFHPKDRTRDTSQIPVLKQRVGLPVKASVSLKSLARHLLQKNIQVGSKGHSSVEDAQTAMELYRLVEVQWETELACSLPPRAPSPITDPAADSSHYMDDQYWPTDLMASGL comes from the exons ATGCCTCCTGGCAAAGGGCAGATGACCCCACTGCTGCCCACCTTGAAGGtctccacacccaccccccatGGCACCCCTGGCCCAGCTGCAGTGGGCTGCACTCAGCTCCCGGAAGGTCCTAGCTCGCCGCAGGGTCGCGGCAAGAAGAGGAGCCGTAAGCACCAGCGCTTCATGGAGCGCCgggcactgctggagcagagggggctGCTGAGACCCCGCAGGCGCCCGGGCGGCCAGGCCCCAGCGGTGGGGCCAGAAGCACGCAGCGTGCTCACCAAGACGGGTGGCACCGTGGCACCACGCTGTGGGAAGGTTCCCAAGCccaaaaaagtaatttctccaTCCACCTCCCCagacagcacagccaggcatcactctgtgctgctgtcccaggGCAATGGCAGCTCCAAGGGAGCGCAGACGTCCTCCCCACTCCTGCGCCCTAGCAAGTATGTGGCCATTGACTGCGAGATGGTTGGCACCGGTCCTCAGGgcaggctgagtgagctggcaCGGTGCTCTGTGGTGAACTACGAGGGGGATGTCATCTATGACAAGTACGTCCGGCCCGAGCTGCCCATCGTGGACTACCGGACACGCTGGAGTGGCATCACCAGGCAGCACATGAAGAGAGCAATTCCCTTCAAGACTGCCCAAgcagag ATCCTGAAGATCTTGAAAGACAAGATTGTGGTTGGACATGCAATCCACAATGACTTCCAAGCCCTGAAGTACTTCCACCCTAAAGACAGGACCCGAGACACCAGTCAGATCCCTGTGCTGAAGCAGAGAGTTGGGCTCCCTGTCAAGGCTAGTGTCTCACTCAAGAGCTTGGCCAGGCACCTGCTCCAGAAAAACATCCAG GTTGGCTCCAAAGGGCACTCGTCAGTGGAGGATGCTCAGACGGCCATGGAGCTCTACAGACTGGTGGAGGTGCAGTGGGAGACAGAGCtggcctgcagcctgccccCCCGGGCCCCCAGCCCCATCACAGAccctgctgcagacagcagtCACTACATGGATGACCAGTACTGGCCCACAGACCTGATGGCAAGTGGCCTGTGA